In Neorhizobium galegae, the following proteins share a genomic window:
- a CDS encoding DUF3329 domain-containing protein has translation MIDPNHPFYEPLWRRVLIPAVCAAWAIFELVAGEPFWAVIIGGLGAYAAYKLFIERKKPPAERPADEPQDQDLI, from the coding sequence ATGATCGATCCGAACCATCCCTTCTACGAGCCGCTCTGGCGCCGGGTGCTGATCCCGGCGGTCTGCGCCGCCTGGGCGATATTCGAACTGGTCGCCGGAGAGCCGTTCTGGGCGGTCATCATCGGCGGCCTGGGCGCCTACGCCGCCTACAAACTGTTCATCGAAAGGAAAAAGCCGCCGGCGGAGAGACCTGCCGACGAGCCGCAGGACCAGGATTTGATCTAG
- the xylF gene encoding D-xylose ABC transporter substrate-binding protein translates to MRSFVKLMAGAAILVSMHSATMAANLVVGVSWSNFQEERWKTDEAAIKKALAAAGAKYISADAQSSAAKQLTDVESLISQGANALIVLAQDSSAIGPAVEKAAAEGIPVVGYDRLIENPAAFYITFDNKEVGRLQAQGVFKAKPEGNYVFIKGSSSDPNADFLFAGQMEVLKAAIDAGKIKNVGEAYTDGWKPENAQKNMEQFLTKNNNKVNAVVASNDGTAGGAIAALDAQGLAGSVPVSGQDADKAALNRVALGTQTVSVWKDSRELGKNAAEIALALAGGKKLTEIKGVQTFEGGPKKVKMQSVFLKPQAITKDNLNVVIDAGWISKAEACKGVKAGAVAACK, encoded by the coding sequence ATGAGATCATTCGTAAAGCTGATGGCCGGCGCGGCCATCCTCGTTTCCATGCATTCCGCCACCATGGCGGCCAATCTCGTCGTCGGCGTTTCCTGGTCGAACTTCCAGGAAGAGCGTTGGAAGACCGACGAAGCCGCCATCAAGAAGGCGCTTGCAGCTGCCGGCGCCAAGTATATTTCCGCTGATGCCCAGTCGTCCGCCGCAAAGCAGCTCACCGACGTCGAGTCGCTGATCTCGCAGGGCGCCAACGCCCTGATCGTTCTGGCGCAGGATTCGAGCGCCATCGGCCCGGCCGTCGAAAAGGCAGCAGCCGAAGGCATCCCGGTCGTCGGTTACGACCGCCTGATCGAAAATCCGGCTGCGTTCTACATCACCTTCGACAACAAGGAAGTCGGCCGCCTGCAGGCTCAGGGCGTCTTCAAGGCAAAGCCTGAAGGCAACTATGTCTTCATCAAGGGTTCTTCCTCCGATCCGAACGCGGACTTCCTGTTCGCCGGCCAGATGGAAGTGCTGAAGGCGGCGATCGACGCCGGCAAGATCAAGAATGTCGGCGAAGCCTATACCGACGGCTGGAAGCCCGAAAACGCCCAGAAGAACATGGAACAGTTCCTGACCAAGAACAACAACAAGGTCAATGCGGTCGTGGCATCCAACGACGGCACTGCCGGCGGTGCGATCGCGGCGCTCGACGCCCAGGGGTTGGCAGGTTCGGTTCCGGTTTCCGGCCAGGACGCCGACAAGGCAGCCCTGAACCGCGTGGCGCTCGGCACCCAGACCGTATCCGTCTGGAAGGACAGCCGAGAACTCGGCAAGAACGCCGCTGAAATCGCTCTGGCACTTGCCGGCGGCAAGAAGCTGACCGAGATCAAGGGCGTCCAGACCTTCGAAGGCGGTCCGAAGAAGGTGAAGATGCAGTCGGTCTTCCTGAAGCCGCAGGCAATCACCAAGGACAACCTGAACGTCGTCATCGACGCGGGCTGGATCAGCAAGGCCGAAGCCTGCAAGGGCGTCAAGGCCGGCGCAGTGGCTGCCTGCAAGTAA
- a CDS encoding sugar ABC transporter permease, which produces MAETIQSTTNSKTSGAAGQAEGNIVARFFRATEIDTRMLGMIGALLIIWVGFHILTGGFFTDEGGLFLTPRNLWNLSVQTASVAVMATGMVLIIVTRNIDLSVGSVLGFTGMIMGVLQSRLLPELLGFDHPAIWIVSLVCGMLIGALIGALHGVIIAFMGVPSFIVTLGGLLIWRGATWFVTSGQTVAPMDVNFRLMGGGTEGSIGATWSWVVGILACLAIIAAIINARHQRKRFSFPRRPVWAEYVLVALGCVVVLGAVYIANDYPWPEAIARRYAEANNIAWPEGGLFISQGIAIPVLMAIAVGIVMTFIATRLRFGRYVFAIGGNPEAAELAGIKTRWVTVKIFALMGMLCAIAAAISTARLNAATNAQGELDELYTIAAAVIGGTSLAGGMGSIAGAMLGALVMQSLQSGMVLLGIDSPFQRIVVGMVLVTAVWLDTVYRSRAK; this is translated from the coding sequence ATGGCCGAGACAATACAGTCCACAACGAATTCCAAGACATCGGGAGCGGCAGGACAGGCGGAAGGCAATATCGTTGCCCGCTTCTTCCGCGCGACCGAGATCGACACGCGTATGCTCGGCATGATCGGCGCGCTGCTGATCATCTGGGTCGGGTTCCATATCCTGACGGGCGGTTTCTTCACCGACGAAGGTGGCCTCTTCCTGACGCCGCGCAACCTCTGGAACCTGTCCGTACAGACCGCCTCGGTGGCGGTGATGGCGACGGGCATGGTCCTTATCATCGTCACCCGCAACATCGACCTTTCCGTGGGTTCGGTACTCGGTTTCACCGGCATGATCATGGGCGTTCTTCAGTCACGGTTGCTCCCCGAGCTGCTCGGCTTTGATCATCCAGCGATCTGGATCGTTTCGCTTGTCTGCGGCATGCTTATCGGCGCGCTGATCGGCGCCTTGCACGGCGTGATAATCGCCTTCATGGGCGTGCCCTCCTTCATCGTTACCCTGGGCGGCCTGCTCATCTGGCGCGGCGCCACCTGGTTCGTGACGAGCGGCCAGACGGTCGCGCCGATGGACGTCAACTTCCGCCTGATGGGCGGCGGCACGGAAGGCTCTATCGGCGCCACCTGGAGCTGGGTCGTCGGCATCCTCGCCTGTCTCGCCATCATCGCGGCGATCATCAACGCCCGCCATCAGCGCAAGCGCTTCTCCTTCCCGCGGCGTCCGGTCTGGGCAGAATACGTGCTGGTCGCGCTCGGCTGCGTCGTCGTGCTCGGCGCAGTTTATATCGCCAACGATTATCCCTGGCCGGAAGCTATCGCCCGCCGTTACGCCGAAGCGAACAACATCGCCTGGCCGGAAGGCGGCCTGTTCATCTCGCAGGGGATCGCCATCCCGGTGCTGATGGCAATCGCGGTCGGCATCGTCATGACCTTCATCGCCACCCGCCTGCGCTTCGGCCGCTATGTCTTCGCCATCGGCGGCAATCCCGAAGCCGCGGAACTCGCGGGCATCAAGACCCGCTGGGTTACGGTCAAGATCTTCGCACTGATGGGCATGCTCTGCGCCATCGCCGCGGCAATCTCGACTGCCCGCCTCAACGCCGCCACCAATGCGCAAGGCGAGCTCGACGAGCTCTACACGATCGCGGCTGCGGTCATCGGCGGCACCTCGCTTGCCGGCGGCATGGGGTCGATCGCCGGCGCCATGCTCGGCGCGCTCGTCATGCAGTCGCTTCAGTCCGGCATGGTGCTGCTCGGCATCGACTCGCCATTCCAGCGCATCGTCGTCGGCATGGTGCTCGTCACGGCCGTCTGGCTCG